The Neorhodopirellula lusitana genome includes a window with the following:
- a CDS encoding GH3 auxin-responsive promoter family protein, with the protein MNARWAYIQLQSMIVKRMLANTKRSQVIQQDVLRRKINLCADSRFGRDHGLSKVRNLVDFRRQVPISDFNYVRPYVDDLQRGDTQALFAPKTRLLMFAMSSGTTDKPKYIPVTDEFVRDYKRGWKIWGLKAHKDHIDLATKDYVHLAGDWQHDQTSSGAWCGSISGLAAETRPPIVRRPFIVPHQVGKIGEWTSRQYVTLRLSLPSRRVGMIITANPLTLISLAQLADQSKEVLLRDMRDGTITMPGGGENSLAPELKCRIRPVAKKRIGELEQIVERTGQLLPRDFWPELSVVGVWMGGSVGAFVPEVRKLYGDCAFRDHGLSASEGRMTIPMQDESNAGLLDFTSNFYEFIPIAEYGSENPTLLEAHELEEGESYYILLTNSGGLFRYDIHDVVQCVGFEGQTPLLTFLHKGVHFSNMTGEKLTEYQVATAVREAFTDSEQIMETVLIVPVMGSVPRYTLLVELDAEGKAARLAEAIDAKLSILNCEYDDRLKSRRLLPLVPRVVPSGSWKKLRERKLAERGGTQEQYKHTFLTSTEDVFNNLGISI; encoded by the coding sequence ATGAATGCTCGTTGGGCCTACATTCAGTTGCAATCAATGATTGTGAAGCGAATGCTTGCCAATACGAAACGCTCGCAAGTCATTCAACAAGATGTGCTTCGGCGCAAAATCAATCTGTGCGCCGATAGTCGCTTCGGTCGAGATCACGGTTTGAGTAAGGTTCGGAATCTCGTGGACTTTCGTCGTCAGGTACCCATTAGCGACTTCAACTACGTCCGTCCTTATGTCGATGACCTGCAGCGAGGGGACACCCAGGCTCTGTTTGCGCCCAAGACGCGGTTGCTCATGTTTGCAATGAGTTCCGGAACGACGGACAAGCCGAAGTACATTCCGGTGACTGATGAGTTTGTCCGCGATTACAAACGGGGTTGGAAAATCTGGGGTTTGAAAGCCCACAAGGACCATATTGATCTGGCAACGAAGGACTACGTGCACTTAGCCGGCGACTGGCAACATGACCAGACGTCTTCGGGGGCTTGGTGTGGCAGTATCAGTGGACTGGCCGCGGAAACTCGCCCTCCGATCGTTCGCCGCCCTTTCATCGTGCCCCATCAAGTTGGGAAAATTGGCGAGTGGACGAGTCGGCAGTACGTGACTCTACGCTTGTCGTTGCCGTCTCGCCGTGTCGGAATGATTATTACCGCTAATCCGCTTACCCTCATCAGTCTGGCTCAGTTGGCTGACCAAAGCAAAGAGGTGCTACTTCGTGACATGCGCGACGGCACAATCACCATGCCTGGCGGCGGCGAAAATTCATTGGCTCCCGAACTAAAATGTCGAATCCGTCCGGTAGCGAAGAAACGTATTGGTGAGTTGGAACAGATTGTTGAGAGAACCGGGCAATTGTTGCCTCGCGACTTTTGGCCTGAGCTTTCCGTCGTGGGCGTTTGGATGGGCGGGTCGGTCGGAGCATTTGTTCCCGAAGTACGGAAGCTTTATGGCGATTGTGCTTTTCGGGATCACGGGTTATCGGCCAGCGAAGGCAGGATGACAATTCCGATGCAGGACGAATCCAATGCAGGATTGTTGGATTTTACTTCCAACTTTTACGAGTTCATTCCAATCGCTGAATACGGAAGCGAGAACCCGACATTGCTGGAAGCACATGAACTGGAGGAAGGTGAGTCGTACTACATCTTGCTTACGAACTCGGGTGGATTGTTCCGCTATGACATCCATGACGTGGTGCAGTGTGTTGGATTCGAAGGTCAAACACCCTTGTTGACGTTCTTGCACAAAGGCGTGCACTTCAGCAACATGACAGGGGAGAAATTGACCGAGTACCAAGTCGCTACTGCAGTGCGAGAAGCATTTACGGATTCAGAGCAAATCATGGAGACGGTTTTGATCGTCCCGGTGATGGGAAGCGTCCCACGTTACACCTTGCTGGTAGAATTGGACGCCGAAGGCAAAGCCGCACGATTGGCAGAGGCGATTGACGCGAAGTTGTCGATACTGAATTGCGAATACGATGACCGATTGAAGTCTCGGCGGTTGTTACCCTTAGTTCCCCGGGTAGTGCCGTCGGGGTCATGGAAAAAGTTGCGAGAGCGAAAGCTTGCCGAACGAGGTGGGACGCAAGAACAGTACAAGCACACGTTCCTGACTTCCACTGAAGACGTTTTCAATAACTTAGGTATTTCGATCTGA
- a CDS encoding alpha/beta fold hydrolase, producing the protein MLHPDLVQYRGHQDARLAARVWQVDRPTADVICLHGIISHSGWYEASGSHLASAGVNVHLLDRRGSGLSQGPRGDVDCWTTWVSDVVHYLRGLPNERPKVLMGISWGGILATTIARQYPTLINGLALVCPGLFSRKAANQVQRTALRLANAIGIKKHRVSIPLRDPALFTNSSVWQNYIANDPLTLRKITIDFAMNNLTLLDEATQIHHEIAMPVLLMLASNDPITDNEPTRQFVERMGSTDETIIEYFGASHTLEFEDDSSKYFADLAEWCQRVALNSNGSDRNT; encoded by the coding sequence ATGCTTCATCCTGACCTTGTTCAATATCGTGGTCACCAAGACGCCCGTTTAGCAGCGAGAGTCTGGCAAGTAGACCGCCCAACCGCAGATGTAATCTGTTTGCACGGGATCATCAGTCACAGTGGATGGTATGAAGCAAGCGGCTCTCACCTAGCAAGTGCAGGGGTGAACGTCCATCTTTTAGACCGACGCGGCTCGGGACTCAGCCAAGGTCCTCGTGGTGACGTTGATTGCTGGACAACCTGGGTTTCCGATGTCGTGCATTACCTGCGTGGGCTACCAAACGAACGTCCCAAAGTCTTAATGGGAATCAGCTGGGGTGGGATCTTGGCAACGACGATCGCGAGACAATATCCCACACTCATCAATGGACTCGCCTTGGTCTGTCCGGGACTGTTCTCTCGCAAGGCAGCCAACCAAGTCCAACGCACGGCATTGCGACTAGCCAACGCAATCGGCATAAAGAAGCATCGGGTTTCAATCCCGCTGCGAGACCCAGCACTCTTCACCAATTCGAGTGTTTGGCAAAACTACATCGCAAACGATCCGCTGACGCTACGCAAGATCACAATTGACTTCGCGATGAACAACCTCACACTCTTAGACGAAGCGACCCAAATTCATCACGAAATCGCGATGCCCGTGTTACTGATGCTAGCCTCAAACGACCCCATCACCGACAACGAACCAACACGACAATTCGTCGAACGCATGGGCAGCACCGACGAGACAATCATTGAATATTTTGGTGCGTCACATACGCTGGAATTTGAAGACGACTCGTCCAAGTACTTTGCTGACCTAGCCGAATGGTGCCAACGAGTGGCGTTAAACTCCAATGGCTCAGATCGAAATACCTAA
- a CDS encoding dipeptide epimerase, translated as MRIANITCMIVRLRLRKEFKHASFIRSYSDNFIVRCQLTDGTVGWGEGIPRTYVTGESPEGSLEQLVATDLPSQLGQKCDSWSDVIQLCRKYTPNALQANPRECLTNSHRCAVELSILDAFGKLFQSPLRDLVNQLPETAPIRKSSDRVQYSSAISSGDARKEIKSSLAMRIYGFKHCKVKVAMQPDRDPDRLKRMRQWVGRKMDLRVDANEAWSPEETERRIVALEPFGISCVEQPVPHAQSDSLAAIRKNITTPLMLDESLTSIIDAEHAIENGTCDLFNIRLSKCGGFLNSLQLAAIAHKAGLGYQLGCHPGESGILSAAGRHFATTVGSIRYREGSADKHLLKDFITRESLTFGYGGWAPALDSAGLGITIDETKLSNLSLRTRSFPIT; from the coding sequence ATGCGAATCGCAAATATCACCTGCATGATTGTTCGATTGCGTCTTCGAAAAGAATTCAAGCACGCTTCCTTTATTCGATCATACAGTGACAACTTCATCGTCCGGTGTCAGTTGACCGACGGGACTGTTGGCTGGGGTGAAGGGATACCGCGTACCTACGTCACCGGCGAATCACCAGAAGGATCACTCGAACAACTCGTCGCGACTGACTTGCCAAGTCAACTCGGTCAAAAGTGCGATTCATGGTCCGATGTGATTCAACTTTGCCGAAAGTACACCCCCAATGCCCTGCAGGCCAATCCGCGAGAATGCCTGACAAACTCACATCGGTGTGCAGTCGAACTCAGTATTCTTGATGCGTTTGGAAAGCTGTTTCAGTCGCCACTTCGAGATCTCGTCAACCAGCTTCCCGAGACGGCGCCGATTCGCAAGAGTTCAGACCGAGTGCAGTATTCCAGCGCGATTAGCTCAGGAGACGCTCGCAAGGAAATCAAAAGTTCGCTCGCAATGCGAATCTACGGATTCAAGCACTGCAAAGTGAAGGTGGCCATGCAACCCGATCGTGATCCAGACCGACTCAAACGAATGCGGCAGTGGGTTGGAAGAAAAATGGACTTACGAGTCGATGCAAACGAAGCTTGGTCACCAGAAGAAACCGAACGCCGAATCGTTGCTCTTGAACCCTTCGGTATCAGCTGTGTCGAACAACCTGTGCCCCATGCCCAAAGCGATTCACTCGCAGCCATCCGGAAAAACATTACCACACCATTGATGCTAGACGAATCACTGACAAGCATCATTGATGCGGAACATGCGATTGAAAACGGCACCTGTGATCTATTCAATATCCGCCTATCGAAGTGTGGAGGTTTCCTGAACAGCCTTCAGTTGGCAGCGATCGCTCACAAAGCGGGTCTCGGCTATCAACTAGGCTGTCATCCAGGTGAGTCCGGAATTCTGTCGGCAGCCGGTCGACACTTTGCAACCACGGTCGGGTCAATTCGATACCGCGAAGGTTCAGCCGACAAACACCTGTTGAAAGATTTCATCACGCGTGAGTCACTGACATTTGGCTACGGTGGCTGGGCCCCCGCGTTGGATTCTGCTGGCTTAGGAATCACGATTGATGAAACGAAACTATCAAACCTCTCCCTGCGGACTCGCTCGTTTCCGATAACCTAG
- a CDS encoding ketopantoate reductase family protein: MTPKPIKKISIIGAGAIGATFGGLIKHHHPDVEMVMFARGAHLAAMQAQRHVTMCEAGNQVKIPVKATSDPKDIVGSDLVLFTVKTQDTLKTAELFADILGDAIFVSLQNGINQRVLCKTIRTDRLLVGMTATNMSIVQPGVIDVTRRGISVIGAASPDVPPSIVEQARQTLSLSGLPVESSENILGVQYNKLLFNTMGYASVLSNTDFLNDGLLNRNWRTSVALPVLDEGMRVLEAAGITLQKASGGSDVIRWRRLMRLLSTPGLDRIVRAITRGPLSLPKLVFSVYQDLQRNRPTEIDFINGEIVRLANECGVTAPLNAEVVRRIHEMEESTHKSFQSREEIATAFRRLKEAE; this comes from the coding sequence ATGACGCCCAAACCCATCAAGAAAATCAGCATCATTGGTGCGGGCGCGATCGGTGCGACCTTTGGTGGCTTGATCAAACACCACCACCCCGATGTCGAGATGGTCATGTTCGCTCGGGGAGCCCACTTGGCCGCGATGCAAGCCCAAAGGCACGTCACCATGTGCGAAGCGGGGAACCAAGTCAAGATTCCCGTAAAAGCTACTTCGGACCCAAAAGATATCGTCGGATCCGACCTAGTACTCTTCACCGTCAAAACGCAAGACACGTTGAAAACAGCCGAGCTGTTTGCGGACATTTTGGGAGATGCCATTTTCGTTTCACTACAAAACGGCATCAATCAGCGCGTACTTTGTAAAACCATTCGCACCGACCGCCTGCTGGTAGGAATGACAGCAACGAACATGTCGATTGTTCAGCCCGGCGTCATCGACGTGACCCGCAGGGGCATTAGCGTGATCGGCGCAGCGTCACCAGACGTCCCTCCTTCAATCGTCGAACAAGCTCGACAGACTCTCTCATTGTCTGGGCTGCCAGTTGAGTCATCCGAGAACATCCTCGGTGTTCAGTACAACAAACTTTTGTTCAACACGATGGGATATGCATCGGTACTGTCGAACACAGATTTCCTGAATGATGGGCTTCTCAATCGCAACTGGCGAACCAGCGTGGCTTTGCCCGTTCTAGACGAAGGCATGCGAGTTCTTGAAGCAGCAGGGATCACCTTACAAAAGGCGAGTGGTGGTTCTGACGTGATCCGGTGGAGACGCTTAATGCGTTTGCTTTCGACTCCTGGTCTTGATCGGATTGTGCGTGCAATCACTCGCGGGCCCCTGAGTCTCCCCAAGCTGGTCTTTTCCGTTTACCAAGACCTTCAACGTAACCGTCCAACGGAGATCGACTTTATTAATGGCGAAATCGTTCGTCTAGCAAATGAATGCGGCGTAACTGCACCGCTGAACGCTGAGGTCGTGCGGCGCATCCATGAGATGGAAGAATCAACACACAAGAGTTTTCAATCGAGAGAAGAAATCGCAACCGCGTTCCGCAGACTGAAAGAAGCTGAATAA
- a CDS encoding GH3 auxin-responsive promoter family protein: protein MHSPSHYVRLGYLKWRLRRLNGYLQRTAHCPEVQRQRLMEKISLNQDSQFGREHQFSSIRTVEDFRARVPVANYESYRPYIEEVKNGNSGALFGPGTEVLMFSMTSGTTSQAKYVPITNHFFQEYRRSWNYWGLATFRDHKDLLSKYTLTLASDWDQFQTPAGISCGSISGLAAETRPRITNSLFILPNALLKVKGAENKQYASLRVAIETPQIGMIVTANPLTLIHLARLADDEKERLIRDVHNGTLSDHVDVPASVRQAIKKRSNGPNRSRAKELDKIVERTGHLHPKDFWPEMSVVSVWMGGSVAAYLPTLRKYYGDVPLRDHGLSASEGHMTSPMQDESCAGLLDYESHYFEFIPVDEHGTPNPTVLEAHELEVGQSYFLLMTTLSGLYRYDIHDVVVCNGFIGRCPQLTFLNKGAHYSSMTGEKLSEVQVTQAIGQAFEDLGLDIEHYSLVPVPGDPAYYQLLVEEQLGSDAAQRLANQVDQRLSEVNCEYEERLQGNRMGGVVVKSVPEGTWETHRQQQTSGEGNDNYAYKHPFLAAKPELAERFRSLTDATS, encoded by the coding sequence ATGCATTCACCGTCACACTATGTGCGTCTTGGATATCTCAAGTGGCGACTGCGACGATTGAATGGCTATCTGCAGCGAACCGCACATTGTCCAGAGGTTCAACGCCAGCGGCTGATGGAGAAGATTTCTCTCAACCAGGACAGTCAGTTTGGGCGTGAGCATCAGTTTTCGAGCATCCGTACGGTCGAAGATTTTCGAGCGAGAGTTCCGGTTGCAAATTATGAGAGCTACCGGCCTTATATCGAAGAAGTGAAAAACGGGAACTCTGGAGCGTTGTTTGGACCCGGCACCGAGGTGTTGATGTTTTCAATGACGTCGGGGACGACCAGCCAGGCGAAGTATGTGCCGATCACGAATCACTTTTTTCAAGAGTACCGGCGGAGTTGGAATTACTGGGGGCTGGCGACGTTTCGTGATCACAAAGATCTGTTGTCGAAGTACACACTGACGTTGGCGAGTGATTGGGACCAGTTCCAGACGCCGGCTGGAATTTCATGTGGAAGCATTAGCGGGCTAGCGGCTGAGACCCGGCCGCGTATTACCAATTCGCTCTTCATCCTGCCCAATGCTCTTCTGAAAGTGAAAGGTGCTGAGAATAAGCAGTACGCTTCACTGCGGGTCGCGATTGAAACACCACAGATTGGGATGATTGTTACCGCCAATCCGCTAACGCTGATTCATTTGGCGAGACTAGCTGATGACGAGAAGGAACGTTTGATTCGAGACGTTCATAACGGAACCTTGTCTGACCACGTTGATGTACCGGCCAGTGTCCGCCAGGCTATCAAAAAACGTAGCAACGGGCCCAATCGATCTCGCGCGAAGGAGCTTGATAAGATCGTGGAACGCACCGGCCACTTGCACCCCAAAGACTTTTGGCCGGAGATGTCGGTGGTGTCCGTGTGGATGGGAGGATCGGTTGCAGCGTACTTGCCCACGCTCCGAAAGTACTACGGCGATGTGCCGCTCCGTGATCACGGTTTGTCGGCTAGTGAAGGACACATGACGTCGCCGATGCAAGATGAGTCATGTGCCGGTTTGCTTGACTATGAAAGCCACTATTTTGAATTCATTCCAGTTGATGAACACGGCACGCCGAATCCGACCGTGTTGGAGGCTCATGAACTCGAAGTGGGGCAGTCGTATTTCTTGTTGATGACAACCCTCAGCGGCCTGTACCGGTACGACATTCATGATGTCGTTGTCTGCAATGGATTCATTGGCCGATGCCCTCAGTTGACGTTTCTAAACAAAGGTGCTCATTACTCTAGCATGACGGGCGAGAAGCTCAGCGAGGTGCAGGTCACTCAGGCAATCGGACAGGCGTTCGAAGACCTAGGGTTGGACATTGAGCACTACAGTTTGGTGCCCGTCCCTGGTGATCCAGCGTACTACCAGTTGCTGGTCGAAGAACAGTTGGGTTCCGATGCGGCGCAGCGACTTGCCAACCAAGTTGACCAGCGACTTAGCGAGGTGAACTGTGAGTACGAGGAACGTTTACAGGGTAACCGGATGGGCGGCGTTGTCGTGAAGTCAGTGCCCGAGGGCACTTGGGAAACCCATCGTCAACAACAAACGTCGGGTGAGGGGAACGATAACTACGCTTACAAACACCCGTTCCTGGCAGCGAAGCCAGAGCTGGCTGAACGGTTCCGATCGTTGACTGACGCAACTAGCTGA
- a CDS encoding TVP38/TMEM64 family protein, with protein MRPIVIRLFRSPVFFILLSLLLIGWGLTRWLDERDLQNFRESYGLASVAITLPAHIVIAITPFPSDVIAIANGMLYGIQLGTLLSWVGWWIAAILEFGLGQRASRDLDLDSQRDHLPAWLSHFPVGHPAYLIGVRQIPWLGMHVSSFVPGVAGVTWRRFLWCSAIGAIPGSLLMTAIGAGIVQFS; from the coding sequence ATGCGTCCGATCGTCATTCGCCTGTTTCGTTCGCCTGTGTTCTTCATCCTCCTCTCACTGCTGTTGATCGGATGGGGACTAACACGGTGGCTCGACGAGCGCGATCTACAAAACTTTCGTGAGTCTTATGGCTTAGCATCAGTCGCGATTACGCTGCCTGCGCACATCGTCATCGCAATCACTCCGTTCCCCTCCGACGTGATTGCGATCGCCAATGGAATGCTCTACGGGATCCAGCTGGGAACGTTGTTGAGTTGGGTGGGGTGGTGGATTGCCGCAATCTTGGAATTTGGCTTGGGTCAGCGCGCAAGCCGAGACTTGGACCTGGACAGTCAACGCGACCACCTGCCCGCATGGCTCAGTCACTTTCCGGTCGGACATCCAGCCTACCTGATCGGTGTGCGGCAAATCCCGTGGCTGGGCATGCACGTCAGTTCGTTCGTGCCCGGGGTGGCAGGCGTAACCTGGAGACGCTTCCTCTGGTGCTCAGCGATCGGTGCGATTCCTGGATCGCTTCTCATGACAGCCATCGGTGCCGGAATCGTTCAGTTCAGCTAG
- a CDS encoding NAD-dependent epimerase/dehydratase family protein, with protein sequence MSQGKILITGSTGMVGSWLTRQALESGYSVRAMVRPSSNRDAFAGLDVELVEADLADPASLPAAVEGVDYVVNTAAHVGDWGPAEKFRAINVVALEAMLIAARKQGQLKRWVQISSLGVYAAKHHYGTDETVAPDLSGLDGYTQTKAEAEVLLNQAIQQHNFPATIIRPGFIYGPGDRHVVPRIIERLSAGQMKLIGDGKKVLNNTYAGNLVDGILLALEKDEAVGETFNIRDERLVTREEFVGAIADYMGLPMPNKVPEWIARSAVGFIEGFAKLRGAQTAPLLTNARIKFLTLNLDFSIAKAKQKLGYAPKTDFTEGMQAALDWASSQNLIPSKPSAGN encoded by the coding sequence ATGTCACAGGGAAAAATCCTGATCACTGGATCTACTGGGATGGTAGGCAGTTGGCTGACTCGCCAAGCCCTCGAATCGGGCTATTCCGTTCGAGCGATGGTGCGGCCATCCAGCAATCGCGACGCCTTTGCCGGGCTCGATGTGGAACTGGTCGAGGCCGATCTCGCCGACCCAGCTAGCTTGCCGGCAGCGGTCGAGGGAGTCGACTACGTCGTCAACACGGCCGCCCACGTTGGCGACTGGGGCCCCGCCGAGAAATTCCGAGCAATCAATGTCGTGGCTCTCGAAGCCATGCTGATCGCTGCCCGCAAGCAAGGCCAACTCAAACGCTGGGTCCAAATCAGTTCGCTGGGTGTGTACGCCGCCAAACATCATTACGGAACCGACGAAACCGTCGCACCCGATCTATCGGGATTGGACGGCTACACCCAAACCAAAGCTGAGGCGGAGGTACTGCTCAACCAGGCCATCCAACAACACAACTTCCCAGCCACAATCATTCGCCCTGGGTTCATTTACGGCCCCGGTGATCGGCACGTCGTCCCCCGCATCATCGAACGCCTATCCGCTGGACAGATGAAGCTGATTGGTGATGGCAAGAAAGTGTTGAACAACACGTACGCAGGAAATCTTGTCGACGGAATACTACTCGCGTTGGAAAAAGACGAAGCGGTTGGCGAAACGTTCAACATCCGAGACGAACGGTTAGTGACACGCGAAGAATTCGTCGGTGCGATCGCCGACTACATGGGCTTGCCAATGCCCAACAAGGTACCGGAGTGGATCGCACGCAGCGCGGTTGGATTCATCGAAGGTTTCGCCAAGCTTCGCGGCGCCCAGACTGCTCCGTTGCTAACCAACGCACGAATCAAATTCCTGACGCTCAACCTTGACTTCTCGATTGCCAAAGCGAAACAGAAGCTGGGCTACGCCCCCAAAACCGACTTCACCGAAGGCATGCAAGCAGCACTCGATTGGGCATCCAGCCAGAACCTAATTCCAAGCAAGCCCTCGGCTGGGAACTAA
- a CDS encoding MBL fold metallo-hydrolase, producing MQESTVQTDGLTSPEVVFLGTGTSVGVPSLGCDCEVCTSTDPRNQRTRCSILFRLPNGNLLVDTPPDMRTQLLREKIPLIHAVLFTHEHVDHLYGLDDLRLFPFRLGHGMPLYCEPQVEARIRRVYDYAFSDRKPTHPGSTPQLDIVSIGHEPFEVLGTRVVPIPLKHGPYFDVLGFRVGNFAYCTDTNDVPEASLERLMGVETLVIDALRYAPHPTHFCVDEALEVIAKVKPKQAYLTHICHDLDHAKAQAKLPEGVYLAYDGLRVPLPG from the coding sequence ATGCAAGAATCCACAGTTCAAACCGATGGTCTCACTTCGCCCGAAGTCGTGTTCCTGGGCACCGGCACGAGTGTGGGGGTTCCTTCGTTGGGGTGCGATTGCGAGGTATGCACGAGTACAGATCCTCGAAATCAACGGACTCGTTGTTCGATTCTGTTTCGTTTGCCGAACGGGAACCTGTTGGTGGACACGCCACCGGACATGCGAACGCAGTTGCTTCGCGAGAAGATACCGTTGATTCATGCGGTGCTGTTCACTCACGAACACGTGGATCACCTTTACGGTTTGGATGATTTGCGATTGTTTCCGTTCCGACTGGGGCACGGGATGCCTCTGTATTGTGAACCGCAGGTGGAGGCTCGCATTCGTCGTGTCTACGACTATGCGTTTAGCGATCGCAAACCGACTCACCCCGGATCAACACCCCAACTTGATATTGTCTCGATCGGCCACGAGCCATTCGAGGTGTTGGGGACGCGCGTCGTGCCGATCCCACTGAAGCATGGTCCCTATTTTGATGTGCTGGGGTTCCGCGTGGGCAACTTCGCCTACTGCACTGACACCAATGACGTTCCGGAGGCGTCGTTGGAGCGTTTGATGGGTGTGGAGACCTTGGTAATTGATGCACTGCGGTACGCACCGCATCCGACTCACTTTTGTGTCGATGAGGCGCTTGAGGTGATTGCCAAGGTCAAACCGAAACAAGCCTACCTGACGCATATCTGTCACGACCTCGACCATGCGAAGGCACAGGCGAAGTTGCCTGAGGGAGTGTATTTGGCTTACGACGGGTTGCGAGTCCCGCTGCCGGGTTGA
- a CDS encoding DUF485 domain-containing protein, which produces MKEPSILSAPEISDQPHDSATIAAPGASRLGLALFAIYTLLYLGFVFINAFSADTMEMVVFAGLNLAIIYGFGLIIAAILLAFVYGFALRGTGTDSTDKASNGTGESA; this is translated from the coding sequence ATGAAGGAACCCTCCATCTTGTCCGCCCCAGAGATTTCAGATCAGCCGCATGATTCGGCGACGATCGCAGCGCCCGGTGCTTCTCGCCTTGGTTTGGCTTTGTTCGCAATTTACACGTTGCTCTATCTCGGTTTCGTGTTCATTAATGCGTTCTCTGCTGACACGATGGAGATGGTGGTCTTCGCCGGTTTGAACCTCGCGATTATCTATGGGTTTGGTCTGATCATTGCCGCCATCTTGTTGGCATTTGTTTACGGGTTCGCACTTCGCGGAACGGGGACCGACTCGACTGACAAAGCTTCCAACGGCACAGGAGAGTCAGCATGA